A region from the Aegilops tauschii subsp. strangulata cultivar AL8/78 chromosome 5, Aet v6.0, whole genome shotgun sequence genome encodes:
- the LOC109744069 gene encoding phenylacetaldehyde reductase: MATGVGEARGETVLVTGASGFIGSWTVRLLLARGYDVHAAVLNPDDKAETEHLLALAGGDEGRVRFFPCDLLDGAAMLAAARGCSGVFHLASPCTVDRVLDPQKELVVPAVEGTLNVLRAAKEAGGVRRVVVTSSVSAVVPSPGWPAGEVLDERCWTDIDYCDKNGVWYPASKTLAEKAAWKFAEENGLDVVVVNPGTVLGPMIPPRINASMAMFLRLLEGCTEEYKDFFIGPVHVEDVALAHITLFENPSASGRHLCVEPICHWSDFASKVAELYPNYKVPKFPEDTQPGLVRAEAVPKKLMALGLQFTPLEKIIRDAVESLRSRGCIA, encoded by the exons ATGGCGACAGGAGTTGGGGAGGCCAGGGGGGAGACGGTGCTGGTCACCGGCGCCAGCGGCTTCATCGGCTCCTGGACCGTGCGCCTCCTCCTCGCCCGCGGCTACGACGTCCACGCCGCCGTCCTCAACCCCG ATGACAAGGCCGAGACGGAGCACCTCCTGGCGCTCGCCGGCGGCGACGAGGGCCGCGTCCGCTTCTTCCCGTGCGACCTCCTCGACGGCGCCGCCATGCTCGCCGCCGCGCGCGGCTGCTCCGGCGTCTTCCACCTCGCCTCGCCCTGCACCGTCGACCGCGTCCTCGACCCCCAG AAGGAGCTGGTGGTGCCGGCCGTGGAGGGGACGCTCAACGTGCTGCGCGCCGCCAAGGAGGCCGGGGGCGTGCGCCGGGTGGTGGTGACCTCGTCCGTCTCCGCCGTCGTGCCCAGCCCCGGGTGGCCCGCCGGCGAGGTCCTCGACGAGCGCTGCTGGACCGACATCGACTACTGCGACAAGAACGGG GTTTGGTACCCTGCTTCAAAGACACTGGCTGAGAAGGCAGCATGGAAGTTTGCAGAGGAGAATGGACTGGATGTGGTTGTGGTCAATCCAGGGACTGTTTTGGGCCCGATGATTCCGCCGAGGATCAATGCTAGCATGGCCATGTTTCTTCGCTTGCTTGAAG GCTGCACAGAGGAGTATAAGGATTTCTTCATCGGGCCAGTCCACGTGGAAGACGTCGCATTAGCCCATATCACGCTGTTCGAGAACCCGTCTGCATCCGGGAGGCACCTCTGCGTGGAGCCCATCTGTCACTGGAGCGATTTCGCGTCGAAAGTCGCCGAGCTCTACCCCAACTACAAGGTCCCCAA GTTCCCCGAGGACACGCAGCCGGGGCTGGTGAGAGCGGAGGCGGTGCCGAAGAAGCTGATGGCGCTGGGCCTGCAGTTCACTCCGTTGGAGAAGATCATCAGGGACGCCGTGGAGAGCCTCCGGAGCAGAGGATGCATCGCCTGA